One Vespa crabro chromosome 4, iyVesCrab1.2, whole genome shotgun sequence DNA segment encodes these proteins:
- the LOC124423551 gene encoding GATA zinc finger domain-containing protein 15-like produces the protein KINNNSNNNNNNYKNNNNNNNNNYNNNNNNNNNININNNNNNNNNNYNYNNNNNNNNNNNNNNNNKNNNNNNNNNNNNNNNNNNNNNNNNNNNNNNNNNINIIKNNNIDNNNNSNNTNNNNINSNNNNNNNNSINIIKNNNNINNNNKINNNNNNNNNNNNNNNFNINNNNNNNNNNNNNNINFIKNNNIINNNNSNNINNNNKNSNNVNNNNNSNNKNNNNNNTNNNNNNNNNNNNNNNNNNNNNDNFSNNNNNNNTNNNSD, from the exons aaaattaataacaatagcaataataacaataacaattataaaaataataacaataacaataataacaattataataataataataataataataataatattaatattaataataataataataataacaataataactataattataataataacaataacaataacaataacaataataataataataataataaaaataataataat aataataataataacaacaataataacaataataataataataacaataataacaataataataataacaataataataataacaatattaatattatcaaaaataataatatcgataataataataacagtaataacactaacaataataacattaatagtaataacaataacaataataacaatagcatcaatatcattaaaaacaataataatattaataataataataaaattaataataacaataataataataataataataacaataataataatttcaatattaataataacaataataataataacaataataataataacaatattaattttatcaaaaataataatatcattaataataataacagtaataatattaataataataacaaaaacagtaataacgtgaacaacaataacaatagtaacaataaaaataataacaataataatactaacaataacaataataacaataataacaataataataacaataataataataataataataatgacaattttagtaataacaataataataataatactaataacaatagcgac